From a single Osmerus eperlanus chromosome 8, fOsmEpe2.1, whole genome shotgun sequence genomic region:
- the si:ch73-111k22.3 gene encoding pleckstrin homology-like domain-containing protein encodes MMAVKSATSNGADENSKLKEDKKGWLSKRTHFTHRWKTTWFQLKDTQLLYGQNEGKPVKSIDLVGAVVETDEGGGSYGWTITPKDRSRTFYLRAESVVDQQGWMLAVCEAQLTSREHASNACVLQ; translated from the exons ATGATGGCTGTGAAATCTGCGACCTCTAACGGTGCAGATGAAAACTCTAAACTAAAAGAGGACAAGAAAGGATGGTTGTCCAAACGTACTCATTTTACGCACCGATGGAAAACGACGTGGTTTCAGTTGAAAGACACTCAGCTGTTGTATGGTCAAAATGAAGGG AAGCCTGTCAAGAGCATCGACTTAGTTGGAGCTGTGGTGGAGACTGACGAAGGAGGTGGCTCATATGGATGGACAATTACACCTAAGGACAGAAGCCGGACCTTCTACCTGCGGGCTGAGTCTGTAGTGGACCAGCAAGGATGGATGCTGGCTGTCTGTGAAGCCCAGCTGACCTCCAGGGAACACGCCTCCAACGCATGTGTACTGCAGTAG